The sequence below is a genomic window from candidate division KSB1 bacterium.
ACCATTTCAAGAGGCATAATCGTAAAGCTAAAGTTGTTTGATTTTTTTTTATAAACAAGTTATCCCTGACCCTATCCAAGCTCGCAAGGGAGGAGCGAAGAGCGAGGAGCGAAAAAGCACCTGATTAAGAAATGCGCTTCTCGCTCCTCGCTTTCTCGCTTTTCAATTTTAAACGTGAAATACCGCGAACGCCGTCTTTCAAAAGGACTTGCGCCAATTCTTCGAAACCATAGTGTTCCCGTTTCGTGATGAAAGAAAGCACGATTGAAAGGTTGAGCCCGGAAATAAGCTCAACCATTTCATATTCTTTAGCCACTTTTGCGGCAGCATTCCAGCAGCTTCCTCCCCGCAAGCTGACTAAAATAAAAAGCCCACCTTTCAAATTCTCTGATTCGATAAGATGGGTGATTTTATCGTAAAGCGCTTTCGGAGTATCGCGATCACAATCAAGACTGTAGAGATCGCCACACTCTCCTGTTATCTGTTTAGCCGCATCAAGAAATACTTGAGCAATCTGGCCATGGCTTATGACAAGGCAAGATACCATAAATGACTTCTATTCAAAATCTCTATCTAAATAGTCCTGTAAATATTTTTCCTTTCTTGCTTTTTCCTGCATTTTCTTAATGAGCTTTTCATTGAAAGCCTTCGCCGGGTAATGACCATGAATTTTCAACAACTGATCTAAAGCTATCACTTCGGCGATCACAGTAATATTTTTACCGGAAAAAATTGGCAGCTTTATAGCTGGAATCTCGACTTCCAGTATTTTGCTTGTTAACTCTTGAAGACCGACTCGTTCATATTCTTCGTCTTTATTCCACTCTTCTAACTGCACTTCAACTTCTACACGCTTCTGCAGCCGAATCGATCGAATACCAAAGATGCTGCGAACGTCCACAATACCAAGCCCCCGAATTTCCATGTGATGCTGCAGCATTTCAGTTGCCTCACCAATCAGAATCCCTTCCGCTTTTCTTGCAATACGGACAACATCGTCTGCCACCAGTCGGTGCCCCCGCTCAACCAAGTCTAAAGTTATTTCGCTTTTGCCAATTCCACTGCGTCCGGTGAACAGCACCCCAATTCCATACACATCGACCAGAGAGCCATGCACGGAAATAGTTGGTGCAAATTTCTCGTCCATGTAGTCGCTAATGAGGTGCATGAGCTTTGTCGTCTGCAGTGGAGACTTAATGATGGTGACTCCCTTTTCATTGGCGTAATTTAAAAGATCGGTGGGGATTTTGTTATTATGTGTGATTATAATGCAGGGCAACTTAAATGAGAGCAATGTTTCGATAGCCTTTTTTCGCTCGATGGCCGACAATTTTTTTAAATAGGCATTTTCAGTATTGCCGATTATTTGAACTCGTTTGTAGGTAAAAACATCTACGAACCCGGACAAAGCCAGCCCGGGACGATGCAAGTCTCCTTCATCAATGACTCTGTCGAAACTTGCATCGTTGTTAAACAAGTTAAACTTTAACTTCTCTTTGTTGTCAAGATAAAATTTTTCAACAGTTAATTTTTCCATTATGAATAGAAAATTTCACATAGTTATTGAGGAATTTACTCTTAGCTTACGGGAGAAGGCTCACCAAATGAAACGGCTTTAGGGTTTGAGTGGTCCTTTAATTTTTCTTTGTATTTTTTTAGTTGCCTTTCAATTTTAACAACAGCGCGATCAAGTCCCTTGTAAATATCCTTGGATTTTTCACGTGCAAATAATTTTTGTTTGTGTACTTTCATAGCTATCTCAACTACCTGAATTGTTTTTTCATAATCAAGGATTATTTCGCACTCAATAATGCCATCAAAATATTTTGTAAGTTTTTGTACCTCACTTTCCGCATATTCCTTGAGTCTATCTGGTGCTTTGTAGTGCCTGGCAGTGATGTTTACACGCATAGAATCCTCCAATTTGATTTATTAATTAATTAGAGTTTATTCCATTTCCCAATTTACCATTGAATTATTTTTGCGCTCTCGGGTGCGCCTGTTTGTAAACTTTTTTTAATCTCTCTGTCGTCAAGTGGGTGTAGACCTGCGTTGTCGAAAGGCTGGAATGGCCCAGTAACTCTTTCACAGAAATCAGGTCTGCTCCTTCGTCAAGCAAATGGGTTGCAAAGGAATGCCGTAACATGTGCGGGTAGGCTTCCTGCTTATCAGAGGCCGCAAGCAGGTATTTTTTCACTCTATACTGCACTTGACCTGGCGAGATTCGTTTACCCTTTTTGTTTAGAAAAAAAGCTTCAGTACTCAAAACCAGAGACCCAATGAAATGAGTCCGTGCTGCAATATATTTTTTAATTATCTTGGTAATGCTTTTCCCTAAGGGCACAACCCGTTCCTTTGAACCTTTCCCCGTGACTCTTAGTACTTCATTCGTCAAATCGACATCCTCAAGATTAATTCCCACCAATTCGCGCAGACGAATGCCGGTAGAATAAAAAATCTCGAGTATAACCCGATCTCTTAATCCTTCAAGGGTCGACGTATCCGGCAAACCCAAAGCTTTTAGGATGACTTCATACTGAAAAAAGGAGGGGAGTTTTTTTTCTTTTTTTAAATATAAAAGTGTCGCTGCGGGATTATAATCGAGGACTTCCTGGGAACACAGATACTTAAAAAACGATCTAAGCGAAGTCAATTTTCGATTAATGCTGGAGGCCTTAAGCCCTTTTTTTGATAAGGAAGCTAAAAAAGAACGCAAGGATTTTCTAGTAATCTCCTGGAGATCGTGTTCTTCAGTAAACTGCAGTAGTTGTTCGAGATCCAATTGGTATGCGCTTAAAGTAAATCTCGAAGCGTTTTTTTCTACGCGAAGATGCCGCAGAAAATTTGTAATATGAAATTGAAGTGTCTTAGCCGTAAGCGACTGCACCATCGGTTTCCTTCTCTTCGACCTGAAAATCTGATTTACATACAGGACAATAAAGGAAGTCTCCCTTCGATTGATTTGAACGCATTTCCAAGTATGGGTTTTGGCAGTTCCTGCATTGAATATTTACCGGCTTATTCCAACTGGCAAATTTACAATTCGGGTACTTGCTACACCCATAAAAGGTTTTACCACGTCGGGACCTTTTCTCGACTAACTTTCCAGAGCAATCGTCATTAGGACAATCCACCCCGACGGAAATTGGCTGAGCATTTTTGCAGTCAGGATAGCCGGAGCAGGCCAAAAACCGACCGAACCGGCCATGCTTGACGACCATCTGTTTGCCGCATTTTTCACACTTTTCTCCTACCTCTTCAGGTTCTTCCAACGGCTTCGTGTGCTTGCAATCGGGATAACCGGAACAAGCCATAAATTTGCCATTTCTGCCCCAGCGAATAATTAAATCCTTGCCGCATTTAGGACAAGTTTCTTTGGTCTCTTCTTGTAAAGCGTCCTTGATCTCGTTCTGCTTTTGGCTTACTTCATCCAAATCCTTTTTGAATGGTGTATAAAAATCTTTAGTTACTTCCGAAAATTCCTTTTTCCCGGATTCGATTTCGTCCAATTCTTTTTCCATAAAAGCTGTAAACTCCACGTTGAAGATATCCGGAAAATTTTGAACCAAAATTTTATTTACCGTTCGACCCAATTCGGTCGGGAGCAACTGACGCTGTAGTTTCTCGACATATTTGCGCGCCAAAATCGTGGAGATAATAACTGTGTAAGTACTTGGGCGGCCGATTCCCAAAGCATCCAGTTCTTTAATTAAACTGCTTTCGGAAAAACGGGGCGCCGGTTTAGTAAAATGTTGCTGAGGTATTAGGTCTAACAAATTTAGAATATCGCCAACGCTTAAATTTCGCGGAATACGCATATCATCTTCTTTGCCATTTCCATTCTCTTCCTCATATTCTTCATAAATTTGTAAAAATCCTCTAAAAAGAATGGTACTACCCGAAGTTCTAAACAAATACGAATCCCCCGCAGAAATATTGATGGTGGTTTGTTCGAGTTTGACGGATTCCATTTGAGAAGCCACGAAGCGATTCCAAATCAGATCATAAAGTTTGAACTGTTCCGAGGTTAAATACCTCCTGATTTTACGCGGCTCTCTTTTTAATGAAGTTGGCCGGATGGCCTCGTGTGCGTCCTGGGCACCGGATTTAACTTTAAATCTCCGGGCCGAGGCCGGCAAGTAATCTTTGCCGTAACTGAGCAAAATATATTCTCTAACCGCCTGTAAAGCCTCCTCCGAAATACGAGTTGAATCAGTACGCATGTAGCTGATTAAACCAACACTGCCTTCATCCCCGAGCTCAACACCCTCATAAAGCTGCTGGGCGATCATCATGATCTTCTTTGAAGTGTACCCAAGACGACCCGCTGCCGCTTGCTGCATAGTACTGGTGGTAAATGCCGGGCCCGGATTGCGGGTTACTTTCCTTTTTTTGATTTCAAGGACTTTGAACGTTTGTTTTCTAATGTCCGTTAAGACTTCATTCGTTGTTTTTTCGTCGGCAAGTTCGGGCGGTTTGTTGTCTATTTTATGAAGCTTTGATAGAAACGGCTGGTTTTTATCTCCCTGGAGTTCGGCAGCAACAGACCAATATTCTTGCGGTTTAAAATTCTCGATTTCTTCCTCACGCTCACTGATTAGTCTAAGCGCAATGGATTGAACCCGGCCGGCACTCAACCCACGGTAAATGGTTCGCCATAAAATCGGGCTAACCTGATAACCAACCAAACGGTCCACAACCCGGCGTGCTTTTTGAGCAGCGACCTTATTTTCATTTATTTTTGTTGGGTTTTTTAATGCGTTTTTGACCGCCTTTTCGGTAATTTCATTAAACATCACCCGGAAAATTTTATCTTTCTTGACTTTCATTTCTTCGGCAAGGTGGGAGGCGATCGCTTCTCCCTCACGATCCGGATCGGTAGCGATGAAGACGTTGTCCACAGTTATTGCTGACTTTCTTAACTGACTTAATACTTTGCCTTTTCCCCGAATGGTAATATATTCAGGTTTAAAGTTGTCTTCGACATCGACACCCAGGCGTTGTTTCGGCAGGTCTTTAACGTGTCCTACTGAGGAAAGAACTTGATAATCTTTTCCTAAAAATTTGCCAATGGTTTTTATTTTAGCATTGGATTCAACAATAACTAAAGATTTTGCCATAACATCTAATAAATTAAAATAGGTGAGAAATTGATAAAAGTAATTGCATGATCAATGAATTGTAGGATTTTCCTCAAAAAGAAAACAACTTCCGTCAGTAAGAGCATTGTAATTCAATAACATTGAGGCAACAATAGATTTAATGTCCCCCGTGGTGATTTCTGAGGCACCCATCATCATTGCTCTTTCTAGAATCTGCTCAACATCCGATTCGTCAATAATCCCTAACTCTTTGAGTTGAATAATATAGCCATATGCTTCAACAGCAATAATCGAGCGCTCTATTTCATGAAGATGGCGGAAAGAACTCTTTAGTGAGGGATTTTTCTGTTCGACGACCTCTTCGGAATCGTTTTTTAAGCGACCCAAAAGCCAGGTAAAAGCTGAACTGATTTCACTTTCAGTGTATCCCTGTTGAATCAGGCTTTTTGAAAGAATGTCGAGCTTACCGGAGACTTTACGGTTACTTCGAATTTCGCTCATTATATAAATCAAAATTTCAACAACACGTTCATTCATAAAATTTCCTCTAATATATTATCCCCACTTTTCTTTCAAACTTTATCGACGAGGTGAAAACTCAATTTTCCTCCTGAGACCGCCTCGAACAACACCAATTGCGGGGTAAACTCAGCCGCTCTGATTTTAGTTCCCAAAGGTAAAAAAAAATCTTGGAAATGCAACAATATTTACACGACACCATGACATTTTTTATACTTTTTACCACTTCCACAAGGACACGGATCGTTTCGTCCTATTTTCTCACCAACGACCACTGGCTGCTTCTTAGCTCCCTGCGGCTGGCGTGCAGCCCTTTGCCCGGCATCTTCTTGAGGAATACCTGAAAACCCCATACCCTCGGTTGAATCATGAACCGTTGTCATCTGCTGGAGTCGTCGAACCGCTGACGGAATTGGTTCATGTTGCACCTGCGCTTTAAAAATTAAATCGAGAACCTGTTCATTGATCATATCGAGCATTTCCTTAAACATCCTGAAGCCTTCAGATTTATACTCAAGCAATGGATTCTTCTGACCATAGGCCCTGAGTCCAATTCCCTCTTTGAGTTGATCCATTTCGTAGAGATGCTCACGCCACTGTTCGTCAATTACTCGCAGCATCGCCAACCGCTCGATTTGGCGCATTAATTTTTCGCTGAGATCTCGTTCTCTCTGGTGATAGTGATTCTTGGCAGCGTCATACACCTTATCAAATAATTCGTCTTGACCGATGCCGGCGATATCGTCTTCTTCAACTGGCAACTCCATGAGCATAGTTTTTCTAAAATCAGCTCGCAGCCCCGCCCAGTCCCATTCTTCAGAATATGTTTCCTCGTTGGAATATTGGCTAATTCTGCTGTCCACGAAATCTCCGATGAGCTCAATATACTCTTCTCGTAAATTCTCCCCTTCCAAAGCATGAGCACGTTTCTTGTAAATAACTTCACGCTGCTGGTTCATGACATCGTCATATTCGAGAAGATGCTTTCGGATGTCAAAATTATGACCTTCTACTTTTTTCTGCGCTCGTTCAATCGATTTGCTGACCATTCCGTGTTGAATGACCTCGCCTTCCGGAACGCCAAGCCGATCCATGACGCCTGCAACCCGGTCTGATTGAAATAACCGCATCAAGTCATCTTCTAAAGACAGATAAAAGCGCGACGAACCCGGATCTCCCTGCCGGCCGCTTCTGCCCCGCAACTGCCGGTCAATTCGGCGGGATTCATGCCGTTCCGTACCCATTATGTGGAGTCCGCAGGGTACTTCTTCGTGACATTTATACTCATCTAAATAAGGACACACTTCTTCGCCTTCGCGGTGTTTAACCAAAGCACAACTTGAATGTTTAACAACACCCTGGCCCAGCTTTATGTCGGTTCCTCTTCCAGCCATATTAGTAGCAATTGTCACTGCCCCTGGCTCGCCAGCATGCGAGATAATTTCTGCTTCTCTCTGGTGCTGTTTTGCATTCAGAACGGAGTGCGGGATACCTTTACGCTTTAGCATCCGGCTCAAAGTTTCTGAGACATCTACAGTGATCGTCCCGACTAAAACCGGACGCTTTTTCTCATGAATTTCGACGATCTCATCAATAATTGCGTTGTATTTCTCTCGTTTGGTTCGGAAAATTTGGTCTTCATAGTCTATTCGCCGAATCGTATCATTAGTTGGAATGACCACGACATCCAGTTTGTAAATTTCCCAAAATTCTGCCGCCTCTGTTTCTGCTGTGCCGGTCATTCCGGCCAATTTCTTATAAAGACGAAAATAATTTTGTAAAGTAATCGTGGCTAAAGTCTGGGTCTCTCTTTCAATTTTAACGCCTTCCTTGGCTTCCAAAGCCTGGTGCAGTCCGTCACTAAATCTCCGGCCCGGCATCAAGCGTCCGGTAAATTCATCTACAATTAAAACTTTGCCATCCGTGACAACATATTCAACATCTTTTTCAAACAAGGAGTAAGCACGAAGGAGTTGGGAAATATTATGAAGCTGTTCGCTTTTTTCAGAAAATTCGTTTTGAAGTATCATCTTTTCCGACAACTTTTCTTCTTCAGAAATTGCTTCATTGTTTTCTAATTCATGCAGCTTTTCAGAAAGATCGGGTAAAACAAACATCTCCGGATCGTTAGGAGAAAGGGCATCGCGGCCTTTGTCGGTTAAATCAATTGTGTGCGCCTTCTCATCGATCGCAAAAAGCAAATCTTCGTCAACTTCATGCAATATTTTATCACGAATATAGTCATTCTCTACCCGGCGAATGAGCTTCTTGACACCAACTTCCTGCAGAATTTTGGCAAGCTTTTTATTCTTGGGCGCTCCCCGTGAAGCCTGCAATAACTTTATTCCCGCTCCGTATTCATCTTCATTCTCATCATTCAATAATTTTTCACCTTCTGCAACGAGGCTATTGACCAAGATCGTTTGCTGCCTGATCAGTTGCTCAACACGTGGTTTCATTTCGTCATATTTATGGGTGGAATGCTCAACCGGACCCGAAATAATGAGCGGGGTGCGAGCCTCATCCACCAGAACCGAATCTACTTCATCAACGATAGCGTAGTTGTGCCCGCGTTGAACTTTATCTTCGAAGCGAATGGCCATATTATCGCGAAGATAATCGAAACCAAATTCATTGTTTGTACCATAAGTAATGTCTGCCGAATAGGCTTGTTTACGCTGCTCAGGGTTCATATCATTTTGGATGTAATAAACGGTCAGTCCTAGGAATTTAAAGATTTCGGCCATCCATTCACAGTCACGTCTTGCCAGATAGTCATTTACGGTAATCAAATGGACGCCTTTACCGGCTAGGGCATTTAGATAGAGAGGCATGCTTGCAACTAAAGTTTTTCCTTCCCCGGTTGCCATCTCCGCAATCTTGCCTTCGTGCAAAACAATGCCGCCAATGAGTTGAACGTCGTAAGGAATCATCTCCCATTGACTATCGACATCGCAAATTTTCCATTTTTTACCTACCAGGCGTTTACAAGTCTGTTTCACTACTGCAAAAACCTCAGGAAGAATTTCATTCAAAACCTCTTCGATAATTTCCTTTTCTTCTTCCTCCAGCTTTTTAATTTGGTCGTGCACATTGTCCGTGTCGCTGTTTTCGGACTCTTCATTTTGGCCGGAATCGTCTCTGCCATTCGTGGAAATGGTGTCCGAATGGATTGCTTCGTAAAGCTCCTTTAACTCTGCGACGACTTCTTTGGTAGCGGATTCTATCCGATCTTTGAAATCCTGTGTTTTGCCTTTCAGCTCATCATCGGAAAGATTCTCAAACTGCTCATAAGCTTGATTAATTTGGTCAACGATCGGTTGGACGCGCTTGATGTCCCGATCATGTTTGCTGCCGAAAATTTTCGATACTAAATTTCCAACCATACTAAGTTCCAATCAATTAGTTTTTTCTTTAAGGCGAACATTCAGTCTTCGTTCAACCCTCTTCCGGATTTTTTTAAAAGATTTTGATTTCTTAACTCAAGTAAAACGCTGTCCAATATTCCGTTGATAAATTGACCGCTTCCCTCGGTGCTGTATTTTTTGGCAATTTCAATCGCTTCGTCAATCGAGACTTTGGGTGGAATATCTTCAAAATGCAGGAACTCGCAAATTGCTATTCTCATCACTAATTTATCCAAAATAGCGATTCTTTCGAAATCCCAATTCTGCGCTTTGTCAACGATCAATTTATCGAGGTCAGTTTTGTGCTCAATACAAACCTTAAGTAAGTGCACCGCAAATTCCGTGATGCTCTCCTCTTCCTTGCGGCTCAAAATCATGTCCTCAATAATCACATTTACCGGATTATCCGACATCTCCTGGCTGTAAAGTGCACGCAAGACCAATTCTCTTGCTTTTCTTCTATTACTACTCATTGCTCGCTACTATTAATTAACCGGAGTCAACCAGCTATATTTATCCTCGAACTCACCGGTTAATATTCCAAAAAAGCGTTTTTGAATTTTCTCAGTAATCGGTCCCCTGCGACCTTCGCCAATTGGAATTCGATCGATAGATTTGATGGGACTGACTTCGGCGGCGCTCCCTGTAAAGAAAACCTCATCGGCAATATAGAGACACTCCCTCGGAATTGTGATTTCCTCAACTTTATAGCCAAAATCTTCTGCCAGTTTAATAACGCAGTCACGGGTAATTCCCGGCAAAATTGACGAAGAGAGCGGCGGTGTGTAAATTCGGTTGTCGCGGATTACAAAAATATTTTCACCACTTCCTTCGCTGACATAGCCATTGGAATCAAGGCCAATCCCCTCTATATATCCGTCCGCTTTTGCCTCCAAATTAATAAGCTGTGAATTCATATAGTTCGCGCCGCATTTTGCCATCGCCGGCAAGGTATTGGGCCGCGCTCGATTCCAGGAAGACACGCGAACATCAACCCCGACATTGATCCCTTCATCTCCCAAATATTTTCCCCAGGCCAAAGCAGCCACCGCCACTTCAGTCGGCGTATCTTTGGGATCGACTCCCAGGCTTCCATATCCTCGGAAGACGACCGGACGCATATAAGCTTCTTGCAAATTATTAACTTTAACGACATCGATGCAGGCTTGTTCGATTACATCTTTCGAAAAGGGCATGGGAATTCTGTAAATCTTCGCGGAATCAAATAACCGCCGAATGTGATCCTGTAACCGAAAAAGGGCGGGTCCATTAACCGTATTATAACATCGAAATCCTTCAAAGACCGATGAGCCATAATGAATAACATGAGACATGACATGTATTTTAGCATCCTGCCATTCAATCATCTTCCCATTAAACCATAGTTTCCCGTCTTCTAAGAATTCAGACATATTTGGCCTCCGTTATAGTATGTTAGTTGAATATCTTAAGTTGCAGTGCCTATCTAAATTATTTTAGGAGATCTCTTGCAATTACCAGCCTTTGAATTTCAGATGTTCCCTCATAAATTTCAGTTATTTTTGAATCCCGCATGAATCTTTCAACGGGATAATCCTTCAGGTAACCGTAACCGCCAAAAATCTGCACGGCTTTTGAGCTCACATCAACGGCGGTCTCGGATGCAAACAGTTTAGCCTTTGCAGAGTCATGTGAATACTTTTGGTTCTGATCTTTCTTCCAGGCTGCTTGATAAGTCAAGAGTCTCGCTGCGCTAACGTGTGTCTCCATATCCGCCAGCATATGCTGAATCGACTGGAAAGCCGAAATTGGCTTTCCAAATTGCACCCTTTCTTTCGCATAATTGATTGCCGCATCTAAAGATCCTTGTGCGATGCCCACGGCTTGAGAGGCAATACCGATTCTACCGCCGTCAAGTGTCATCATTGCTACTTTAAATCCCTCGCCTTCCTGACCTAAAAGATTTTCTCTCGG
It includes:
- a CDS encoding tyrosine recombinase XerC; this encodes MQSLTAKTLQFHITNFLRHLRVEKNASRFTLSAYQLDLEQLLQFTEEHDLQEITRKSLRSFLASLSKKGLKASSINRKLTSLRSFFKYLCSQEVLDYNPAATLLYLKKEKKLPSFFQYEVILKALGLPDTSTLEGLRDRVILEIFYSTGIRLRELVGINLEDVDLTNEVLRVTGKGSKERVVPLGKSITKIIKKYIAARTHFIGSLVLSTEAFFLNKKGKRISPGQVQYRVKKYLLAASDKQEAYPHMLRHSFATHLLDEGADLISVKELLGHSSLSTTQVYTHLTTERLKKVYKQAHPRAQK
- the raiA gene encoding ribosome-associated translation inhibitor RaiA, whose product is MRVNITARHYKAPDRLKEYAESEVQKLTKYFDGIIECEIILDYEKTIQVVEIAMKVHKQKLFAREKSKDIYKGLDRAVVKIERQLKKYKEKLKDHSNPKAVSFGEPSPVS
- a CDS encoding branched-chain amino acid transaminase gives rise to the protein MSEFLEDGKLWFNGKMIEWQDAKIHVMSHVIHYGSSVFEGFRCYNTVNGPALFRLQDHIRRLFDSAKIYRIPMPFSKDVIEQACIDVVKVNNLQEAYMRPVVFRGYGSLGVDPKDTPTEVAVAALAWGKYLGDEGINVGVDVRVSSWNRARPNTLPAMAKCGANYMNSQLINLEAKADGYIEGIGLDSNGYVSEGSGENIFVIRDNRIYTPPLSSSILPGITRDCVIKLAEDFGYKVEEITIPRECLYIADEVFFTGSAAEVSPIKSIDRIPIGEGRRGPITEKIQKRFFGILTGEFEDKYSWLTPVN
- the nusB gene encoding transcription antitermination factor NusB, with protein sequence MSSNRRKARELVLRALYSQEMSDNPVNVIIEDMILSRKEEESITEFAVHLLKVCIEHKTDLDKLIVDKAQNWDFERIAILDKLVMRIAICEFLHFEDIPPKVSIDEAIEIAKKYSTEGSGQFINGILDSVLLELRNQNLLKKSGRGLNED
- a CDS encoding HPr kinase/phosphorylase — its product is MEKLTVEKFYLDNKEKLKFNLFNNDASFDRVIDEGDLHRPGLALSGFVDVFTYKRVQIIGNTENAYLKKLSAIERKKAIETLLSFKLPCIIITHNNKIPTDLLNYANEKGVTIIKSPLQTTKLMHLISDYMDEKFAPTISVHGSLVDVYGIGVLFTGRSGIGKSEITLDLVERGHRLVADDVVRIARKAEGILIGEATEMLQHHMEIRGLGIVDVRSIFGIRSIRLQKRVEVEVQLEEWNKDEEYERVGLQELTSKILEVEIPAIKLPIFSGKNITVIAEVIALDQLLKIHGHYPAKAFNEKLIKKMQEKARKEKYLQDYLDRDFE
- the topA gene encoding type I DNA topoisomerase — encoded protein: MAKSLVIVESNAKIKTIGKFLGKDYQVLSSVGHVKDLPKQRLGVDVEDNFKPEYITIRGKGKVLSQLRKSAITVDNVFIATDPDREGEAIASHLAEEMKVKKDKIFRVMFNEITEKAVKNALKNPTKINENKVAAQKARRVVDRLVGYQVSPILWRTIYRGLSAGRVQSIALRLISEREEEIENFKPQEYWSVAAELQGDKNQPFLSKLHKIDNKPPELADEKTTNEVLTDIRKQTFKVLEIKKRKVTRNPGPAFTTSTMQQAAAGRLGYTSKKIMMIAQQLYEGVELGDEGSVGLISYMRTDSTRISEEALQAVREYILLSYGKDYLPASARRFKVKSGAQDAHEAIRPTSLKREPRKIRRYLTSEQFKLYDLIWNRFVASQMESVKLEQTTINISAGDSYLFRTSGSTILFRGFLQIYEEYEEENGNGKEDDMRIPRNLSVGDILNLLDLIPQQHFTKPAPRFSESSLIKELDALGIGRPSTYTVIISTILARKYVEKLQRQLLPTELGRTVNKILVQNFPDIFNVEFTAFMEKELDEIESGKKEFSEVTKDFYTPFKKDLDEVSQKQNEIKDALQEETKETCPKCGKDLIIRWGRNGKFMACSGYPDCKHTKPLEEPEEVGEKCEKCGKQMVVKHGRFGRFLACSGYPDCKNAQPISVGVDCPNDDCSGKLVEKRSRRGKTFYGCSKYPNCKFASWNKPVNIQCRNCQNPYLEMRSNQSKGDFLYCPVCKSDFQVEEKETDGAVAYG
- the secA gene encoding preprotein translocase subunit SecA encodes the protein MVGNLVSKIFGSKHDRDIKRVQPIVDQINQAYEQFENLSDDELKGKTQDFKDRIESATKEVVAELKELYEAIHSDTISTNGRDDSGQNEESENSDTDNVHDQIKKLEEEEKEIIEEVLNEILPEVFAVVKQTCKRLVGKKWKICDVDSQWEMIPYDVQLIGGIVLHEGKIAEMATGEGKTLVASMPLYLNALAGKGVHLITVNDYLARRDCEWMAEIFKFLGLTVYYIQNDMNPEQRKQAYSADITYGTNNEFGFDYLRDNMAIRFEDKVQRGHNYAIVDEVDSVLVDEARTPLIISGPVEHSTHKYDEMKPRVEQLIRQQTILVNSLVAEGEKLLNDENEDEYGAGIKLLQASRGAPKNKKLAKILQEVGVKKLIRRVENDYIRDKILHEVDEDLLFAIDEKAHTIDLTDKGRDALSPNDPEMFVLPDLSEKLHELENNEAISEEEKLSEKMILQNEFSEKSEQLHNISQLLRAYSLFEKDVEYVVTDGKVLIVDEFTGRLMPGRRFSDGLHQALEAKEGVKIERETQTLATITLQNYFRLYKKLAGMTGTAETEAAEFWEIYKLDVVVIPTNDTIRRIDYEDQIFRTKREKYNAIIDEIVEIHEKKRPVLVGTITVDVSETLSRMLKRKGIPHSVLNAKQHQREAEIISHAGEPGAVTIATNMAGRGTDIKLGQGVVKHSSCALVKHREGEEVCPYLDEYKCHEEVPCGLHIMGTERHESRRIDRQLRGRSGRQGDPGSSRFYLSLEDDLMRLFQSDRVAGVMDRLGVPEGEVIQHGMVSKSIERAQKKVEGHNFDIRKHLLEYDDVMNQQREVIYKKRAHALEGENLREEYIELIGDFVDSRISQYSNEETYSEEWDWAGLRADFRKTMLMELPVEEDDIAGIGQDELFDKVYDAAKNHYHQRERDLSEKLMRQIERLAMLRVIDEQWREHLYEMDQLKEGIGLRAYGQKNPLLEYKSEGFRMFKEMLDMINEQVLDLIFKAQVQHEPIPSAVRRLQQMTTVHDSTEGMGFSGIPQEDAGQRAARQPQGAKKQPVVVGEKIGRNDPCPCGSGKKYKKCHGVV
- a CDS encoding DUF494 family protein; this translates as MNERVVEILIYIMSEIRSNRKVSGKLDILSKSLIQQGYTESEISSAFTWLLGRLKNDSEEVVEQKNPSLKSSFRHLHEIERSIIAVEAYGYIIQLKELGIIDESDVEQILERAMMMGASEITTGDIKSIVASMLLNYNALTDGSCFLFEENPTIH